Proteins encoded together in one Bombiscardovia nodaiensis window:
- the uppS gene encoding isoprenyl transferase: MSFEGVDYQSLSVPAAPFADPTRIPNFPAGKVPQHVGVIMDGNGRWAKQRGLVRTEGHKAAEPVVFDTIAGAIEAGVRYLSLYTFSTENWKRSPSEVRFLMGFSRDIIHRRVAQMDEWGVRVRWSGRRPRLWKSVIDELDVAMERTKHNSTIDVVFCINYGGRAEIADAATAIAQEVAAGRIKGSKVTEKMIAEHLYNPDIPDCDLVIRTSGEQRTSNFLPWEAAYAELAFVPELFPDCGRDVLFRALDDYIHRDRRFGGVKAA, encoded by the coding sequence ATGAGCTTTGAAGGTGTTGACTACCAGTCCCTGAGCGTGCCCGCTGCCCCTTTTGCAGACCCGACGCGCATTCCCAACTTTCCCGCTGGCAAGGTGCCCCAGCATGTGGGCGTGATTATGGACGGCAACGGCCGTTGGGCTAAGCAGCGAGGGCTGGTGCGCACCGAGGGTCACAAGGCGGCTGAACCGGTCGTGTTTGACACCATTGCAGGCGCCATCGAAGCGGGCGTCAGATACTTGAGTTTGTACACCTTTTCTACGGAGAACTGGAAGCGCAGCCCCAGTGAAGTGCGCTTTTTGATGGGCTTTTCGCGTGACATTATCCACCGTCGGGTGGCGCAGATGGACGAGTGGGGAGTGCGTGTGCGCTGGTCAGGACGGCGACCCCGCCTGTGGAAGTCGGTCATCGACGAGCTCGACGTGGCTATGGAGCGCACCAAGCACAACAGCACTATTGACGTGGTCTTCTGCATCAACTACGGCGGCAGGGCCGAAATAGCGGACGCAGCAACGGCTATCGCTCAAGAGGTGGCTGCCGGGCGGATTAAGGGCTCGAAGGTGACGGAGAAAATGATTGCCGAGCACCTCTACAATCCCGACATCCCCGACTGCGACCTGGTAATTCGCACCTCGGGCGAGCAGAGAACCTCCAATTTCCTGCCCTGGGAGGCCGCCTACGCCGAGTTGGCCTTCGTGCCTGAACTCTTCCCCGACTGTGGGCGAGACGTGCTCTTCAGGGCCTTAGACGACTATATTCACCGGGACCGCCGTTTTGGGGGCGTGAAGGCTGCCTAA
- the recO gene encoding DNA repair protein RecO translates to MATYRDEGVVLRTTKLGEADRIITLFTRSHGKVRAVAKGVRRTKSRFGSRLEPFMRADLLLAQGRNLDVVSQAASLATYAEPICADYDRYTNGGVILETADKLLSSEHEPAQTQYLLLISALKALSTGARDPRMISASYLMRALALAGWQPRCDACIVCARTGGQTDLNYFSVSGGGLVCQADHTPESVRVTPTVVGQLAALTAGDWASLGRSPLDPLTDRLVEKWGEYYLERPLRSLKLLDSTL, encoded by the coding sequence GTGGCAACCTACCGGGATGAGGGTGTGGTCTTACGGACCACGAAGCTGGGCGAAGCTGACCGCATTATCACCCTCTTCACCCGCAGTCATGGCAAGGTGCGCGCGGTGGCCAAGGGTGTGCGGCGTACCAAATCTCGCTTCGGATCGCGTTTGGAGCCTTTCATGCGAGCCGACCTGCTGCTGGCCCAAGGGCGGAACTTGGACGTGGTCTCCCAGGCGGCCTCGCTGGCTACCTACGCGGAGCCGATTTGCGCTGACTATGACCGGTACACCAACGGTGGCGTCATCTTGGAGACGGCGGATAAGTTGCTCTCCAGCGAACACGAGCCTGCCCAGACCCAGTACCTGCTGCTTATATCGGCTCTGAAAGCGCTTTCCACTGGCGCGCGCGACCCAAGAATGATTTCGGCCTCCTACCTGATGCGGGCTCTGGCTCTGGCCGGTTGGCAGCCTCGCTGCGACGCTTGCATTGTGTGCGCTCGCACAGGCGGCCAGACTGATTTGAATTACTTTTCGGTCTCCGGCGGCGGTCTGGTCTGTCAAGCGGACCACACGCCCGAGTCAGTGCGCGTTACACCGACTGTGGTGGGGCAGCTGGCGGCCCTAACTGCAGGGGATTGGGCGAGTCTTGGGAGGTCCCCGCTCGACCCGCTGACGGATCGACTTGTCGAGAAATGGGGAGAATACTATTTGGAACGCCCACTTCGTTCGCTCAAGCTACTAGATTCGACACTATGA
- a CDS encoding esterase has translation MASLPVFIILMGILVSVSHLTAVPWKYEPVDQNFATLAADTAVTYDNPQQLPLERVGTYRVAQRYTWIEARRAATGEVQRIHTLVREPLGAPGRRAAVVFMHGAGYGTCDNSFGDVATNMASAGFVTAVIDKPVWSTSDINRDYPASAVAYDQVINYLRVQPSVDPAKVGIYATSESTWISAYLLRDDPRIAFQILLSPMVYTPRHAMGFFVAQDFAIAGANPGYQSVVRRLFSVDGTLFGLGNFDIDTQFKQAYAVPTFVAYGTKDVMTAQVEGVQKILDMAHQANNWNVTVRSYAVSNHVLRLGDEANAGTPLADHYQEDLVDWAQGQVRGLKQATQRVAGSTIHQSIAVPSDLYGRRKLTVYMVIIHLAAFVLLLLSAVLALLAAGLKVFRLLKRDKRPVFGFSHGFGGTLAGIAGSTLAAFLLFAAGLGQVIIALVKLGWGGVPDPAGVSDWSWPVIQVVCALVVWAWSRVLVRMYEVATLKGVGKIPSQIKGKKLSGAAIARQLKANDPQPVLASTRFGHIFFGLTALAMFCLLLFFAFWGLFIY, from the coding sequence ATGGCCAGTTTGCCAGTGTTCATTATTCTGATGGGCATTCTTGTCTCCGTTTCCCACCTGACGGCCGTACCTTGGAAGTATGAGCCCGTTGACCAAAATTTCGCCACGCTTGCAGCCGACACAGCCGTGACCTATGACAACCCCCAGCAGCTACCCTTGGAGCGGGTGGGCACCTACCGGGTGGCTCAACGCTACACCTGGATTGAGGCTCGCCGGGCAGCCACGGGCGAAGTGCAGCGCATCCACACGCTCGTGCGAGAGCCTCTTGGAGCACCTGGCAGGCGCGCGGCGGTCGTTTTTATGCACGGGGCCGGTTACGGCACTTGCGACAATTCTTTCGGCGATGTGGCTACCAATATGGCTTCTGCGGGCTTTGTGACGGCGGTCATTGACAAGCCCGTCTGGTCTACTAGCGACATTAACCGCGACTATCCGGCCTCGGCCGTTGCCTATGACCAGGTGATCAACTACCTGCGCGTGCAGCCCAGCGTGGACCCGGCGAAAGTGGGCATCTACGCCACGAGCGAGTCCACTTGGATTTCGGCCTACCTCCTGCGTGATGACCCGCGCATAGCCTTTCAAATCTTGCTCAGCCCTATGGTCTATACGCCCCGACACGCCATGGGATTCTTCGTGGCCCAGGATTTCGCTATTGCCGGTGCGAATCCGGGCTACCAGTCAGTGGTCCGCCGCCTGTTTTCAGTCGACGGTACGCTCTTTGGCTTAGGGAATTTCGACATCGACACCCAATTCAAGCAAGCCTATGCTGTTCCAACGTTTGTGGCCTACGGCACGAAAGATGTGATGACGGCTCAGGTGGAGGGCGTACAAAAAATATTGGATATGGCCCACCAGGCAAACAATTGGAATGTGACCGTGCGTTCCTACGCGGTCTCGAACCATGTGCTCCGCTTGGGCGACGAGGCGAACGCTGGTACGCCGCTGGCCGACCACTACCAGGAGGACTTGGTGGACTGGGCTCAGGGGCAGGTGCGCGGTCTCAAACAGGCTACGCAGAGGGTTGCGGGCTCCACCATTCACCAGTCCATCGCAGTTCCCTCGGACTTGTATGGCAGGCGAAAACTGACGGTGTACATGGTGATTATCCATCTGGCAGCTTTCGTGCTCTTGCTGCTTTCGGCCGTATTGGCCTTGCTGGCGGCTGGGCTGAAGGTGTTCCGCCTGCTCAAACGAGACAAACGGCCAGTTTTCGGCTTTTCTCACGGCTTCGGTGGCACGCTTGCGGGGATAGCGGGTTCAACGCTGGCGGCCTTCTTGCTCTTCGCCGCCGGTCTGGGGCAGGTGATTATCGCCTTAGTCAAATTGGGCTGGGGCGGTGTGCCCGATCCGGCGGGGGTCAGCGACTGGTCGTGGCCGGTGATTCAGGTGGTCTGTGCGCTGGTGGTCTGGGCCTGGTCGCGGGTGCTGGTGCGCATGTATGAGGTGGCTACGCTCAAGGGCGTGGGTAAGATTCCCTCGCAAATCAAGGGCAAGAAGCTGAGCGGGGCTGCCATTGCCCGCCAGCTCAAAGCCAACGATCCCCAGCCTGTACTAGCCTCTACGCGATTTGGGCATATCTTCTTCGGGCTCACAGCCCTCGCCATGTTCTGCCTCCTACTCTTCTTTGCTTTTTGGGGCCTCTTTATCTACTAG
- a CDS encoding hypothetical protein (frameshifted, insertion/deletion at around 1536557), whose amino-acid sequence MKLAPSDIGNICFDLRKNGYTISQVDAALARLERAVSDRRISWQINQYGQESWIKGLVSAQQKLAVHAMRAERERFSPGRSSDPSYDRRQVDRLVDQIVAKTASQLNLESADAEDGDSLADITAERVSNVIFTQRRGSHGYDERQVDYYMVKAVELLQQLESYVRLGLDESAGSARSSAEPAVSVEAAAAQVAMSAPVASPALAQKAQEAEAVEDTSAADTVVGIQPPAQASPVSRGRVSAQPADSGLAEGEEDQFDQLHQAEQAIFDGGETADAPALTPPVPAPKAGSHASKSAVPAPAARSAGRTSSSGASKAASVPAAPPAPAPAAAAADSAQEAAADVAQGGSSLAALAKAAARESEDAQHQTTSSVKRGKAADQSAQSAPAPAPVPAPAPLEETTQFNPLTDWDDETGSDDSTAEPTPQEAPRASAPAPASRQPSTPAHTAQQPVVQPVTELDPEETLISMQLPEVDVDIPDLAFPSFESDEESDETKQ is encoded by the coding sequence GTGAAGCTAGCCCCCAGCGACATTGGTAATATTTGCTTCGACCTGCGCAAGAATGGATACACCATCTCCCAGGTTGACGCAGCTCTGGCTCGGCTTGAGCGTGCCGTGTCTGACCGGCGGATTTCCTGGCAGATTAACCAGTACGGCCAGGAGAGCTGGATAAAGGGCTTGGTGAGTGCGCAGCAAAAGCTCGCGGTACACGCCATGCGGGCAGAGCGCGAGCGTTTCTCACCGGGGCGGTCCAGTGATCCTTCCTACGACCGCAGGCAGGTTGACCGACTGGTGGATCAGATCGTTGCCAAGACAGCCAGCCAACTGAATCTGGAGTCTGCCGATGCCGAAGATGGGGACAGCTTGGCAGACATTACGGCAGAGCGCGTTTCCAACGTGATTTTTACCCAGCGCAGGGGCAGCCATGGCTACGACGAGCGCCAGGTGGACTACTACATGGTCAAGGCCGTGGAGCTTTTGCAGCAGTTGGAGTCTTATGTGCGCCTGGGTCTCGACGAGAGCGCCGGGTCAGCCCGGTCGTCAGCCGAGCCAGCGGTGTCCGTGGAAGCTGCCGCAGCCCAGGTGGCTATGTCAGCGCCTGTTGCCTCTCCCGCGCTTGCACAAAAAGCTCAAGAGGCCGAAGCTGTCGAAGACACCAGTGCTGCTGATACCGTCGTGGGCATCCAGCCCCCGGCTCAGGCCTCCCCAGTTTCGCGCGGGCGGGTCAGTGCGCAGCCCGCAGATAGTGGTCTGGCAGAGGGTGAGGAAGACCAATTCGACCAGCTTCACCAGGCGGAACAAGCCATTTTCGACGGCGGCGAGACAGCTGATGCTCCCGCGCTCACGCCTCCCGTTCCAGCTCCCAAGGCAGGATCTCATGCCAGCAAGTCGGCTGTACCGGCACCGGCAGCACGTTCAGCTGGTCGTACCAGTTCCTCGGGGGCTTCCAAGGCAGCGTCTGTGCCTGCAGCGCCTCCAGCTCCTGCCCCTGCTGCTGCCGCAGCTGACAGCGCCCAAGAGGCGGCAGCTGATGTCGCTCAGGGCGGTTCGTCTCTAGCGGCGCTCGCTAAAGCAGCAGCCCGTGAATCTGAGGATGCTCAGCACCAGACGACTTCCTCGGTGAAGCGGGGTAAAGCTGCTGATCAATCGGCCCAGTCAGCGCCAGCTCCTGCTCCGGTACCAGCGCCAGCACCGCTTGAGGAGACTACACAGTTTAATCCCTTGACTGACTGGGATGATGAGACTGGTTCGGACGATTCCACTGCCGAACCCACACCGCAAGAAGCTCCCCGGGCCTCTGCTCCGGCTCCGGCTTCTCGCCAGCCCTCCACACCTGCTCATACAGCCCAGCAGCCAGTCGTCCAGCCTGTGACTGAGCTAGATCCAGAAGAGACGTTGATTTCTATGCAACTGCCAGAAGTTGATGTCGACATTCCAGACCTCGCTTTCCCCAGCTTTGAGTCGGACGAAGAGAGCGACGAAACTAAGCAGTAA